One window of the Shewanella litorisediminis genome contains the following:
- a CDS encoding NADPH-dependent FMN reductase, whose translation MKLSIINGSQRRGSQSGRVAEFINAQSNSFSDVEIIELAEYSLPFWDGDSRESKGEDWAIIEAKLSASDAYVLITPEWSGMATPVLKQLLMNASVPVTGHKPALLVSVSSSVNGVFPLSELMVSGNKNNKMVFIPANVIVRNVEEVLHPVAQGEQSRRDRAIRERIAESVTLLGHYTELLLPMSKYRDPFQYGM comes from the coding sequence ATGAAACTCAGCATCATCAATGGCAGCCAGCGCCGGGGTTCACAAAGCGGCAGGGTAGCCGAATTCATCAACGCCCAAAGCAACAGCTTCAGCGATGTGGAAATCATTGAACTGGCTGAGTATTCACTGCCGTTTTGGGATGGCGACAGCCGTGAAAGCAAGGGCGAAGACTGGGCCATTATCGAGGCCAAACTCAGTGCCAGCGATGCCTACGTGCTCATTACCCCGGAGTGGAGCGGCATGGCCACCCCAGTACTGAAGCAACTGTTAATGAATGCCAGCGTACCCGTGACCGGCCATAAACCTGCGCTGCTGGTGTCGGTTTCATCCAGCGTTAATGGCGTGTTTCCACTGAGCGAACTCATGGTAAGCGGCAATAAAAACAACAAGATGGTATTTATTCCTGCCAACGTCATAGTGCGCAATGTGGAAGAGGTGCTCCATCCGGTGGCACAAGGCGAGCAAAGCCGCCGCGACAGGGCGATACGTGAGCGGATTGCCGAGTCAGTGACTTTACTTGGGCACTACACAGAGCTCTTGCTGCCGATGAGCAAGTACCGGGATCCCTTCCAATACGGCATGTAA
- a CDS encoding DUF1971 domain-containing protein yields MALIPKNYVPVGSTRIFGGNDLPELLLSQHRTRNGFYSQIEVIEGELLWQGFGDTDGKPGIEVHLRANDRAMTHPGKCYCVKLLTDDTRFRLNVFAHQSLQESNLDVSSTVGLFLEPLDTSLTPAAKQTEDTDCELQADR; encoded by the coding sequence GATACCAAAAAATTATGTTCCAGTGGGTTCTACCCGGATATTCGGCGGTAATGATTTACCTGAGCTGCTGCTGTCCCAGCATCGTACCCGAAACGGCTTTTACAGCCAAATCGAGGTGATTGAAGGTGAGCTGTTATGGCAGGGTTTTGGCGACACAGATGGCAAGCCCGGCATTGAGGTGCACTTGCGCGCCAACGACAGGGCCATGACCCATCCGGGTAAATGTTACTGCGTTAAGCTGCTCACCGACGACACCCGGTTCAGACTCAATGTGTTTGCCCATCAAAGCCTGCAGGAAAGCAACCTCGATGTCAGCAGCACTGTGGGGCTCTTTCTCGAGCCCCTCGATACCTCTCTGACCCCTGCGGCTAAGCAGACTGAGGATACTGATTGCGAACTTCAGGCAGATCGCTGA
- a CDS encoding VOC family protein produces MRQNQITLGVTDMAAAVEFYLTLGAIQIVDTPHYARFALPQGDESFSLHLRKEPPSPGHCLYFESERLDEWVAELKTKGISFKGEPEDKPWLWREAELTDPSGNAIKLFYAADNRLNPPWRVEKRKH; encoded by the coding sequence ATGAGACAGAATCAAATCACCCTGGGCGTCACCGATATGGCCGCCGCCGTGGAGTTTTACCTGACACTGGGCGCAATACAGATAGTGGATACGCCCCATTACGCCCGCTTTGCCCTGCCCCAGGGCGACGAAAGCTTTTCACTGCACCTGCGAAAGGAGCCACCTTCACCGGGCCACTGCCTCTATTTTGAGAGCGAGCGATTGGACGAATGGGTGGCAGAACTGAAAACCAAGGGCATATCTTTTAAGGGTGAGCCGGAAGATAAACCCTGGCTGTGGCGCGAAGCCGAGCTGACCGACCCCAGTGGCAATGCCATCAAGCTGTTTTATGCCGCCGACAATCGCCTGAACCCGCCCTGGCGGGTGGAAAAACGTAAACACTGA
- a CDS encoding VOC family protein, which produces MVHLEHINLVVHDLEKSLTFYKAAFPHWQVRGGGEGSWYGKPRQWLHFGDDYQYIALNNDGEGESRDLTGHQPGLAHFAFVVSSLDALIARLEAAGFAIAKDGAPDSGRRNVYFIDPDGMEVEFVEYLSDLPEVRNQYPQSA; this is translated from the coding sequence ATGGTACATCTGGAACACATCAATTTGGTCGTGCATGACCTGGAAAAGAGCCTGACCTTTTACAAAGCCGCCTTTCCACATTGGCAGGTAAGGGGTGGCGGTGAGGGCAGCTGGTATGGCAAACCCCGCCAATGGCTGCACTTTGGCGACGATTATCAATACATTGCTTTAAATAACGACGGTGAGGGAGAGAGCCGGGATCTCACCGGCCATCAACCGGGTCTGGCCCACTTTGCCTTTGTGGTGTCGTCGCTGGATGCCCTGATTGCCCGCCTCGAAGCCGCCGGTTTTGCCATTGCCAAAGACGGCGCACCCGACTCGGGCCGACGCAACGTGTACTTTATCGACCCCGATGGTATGGAAGTGGAATTTGTGGAATACCTCAGCGATCTGCCTGAAGTTCGCAATCAGTATCCTCAGTCTGCTTAG